A stretch of the Desulforamulus ferrireducens genome encodes the following:
- a CDS encoding AAA family ATPase, translated as MAFLKEVRFNWSRVEEKGSYPFNIPALRNLQSISMDRNVVFLVGENGTGKSTFLEALAKACRFSTISGGRNHPLVDHRGDFSLADIMTLSWLPKVEKGFFLRAESFFNFANYLDDLAEEYGGSVYLPYGGKSLLRQSHGESFLSLFNNSFFRKGIYLLDEPEAALSPQRQLAFLRIIWELESTGNAQFIIATHSPILLAYPNSIIYSFADEGIKQMTYQETEHYQLTRDFLNNPGLFLNKLLQ; from the coding sequence ATGGCATTTCTCAAAGAGGTTCGCTTTAATTGGAGTAGGGTGGAGGAAAAGGGTAGCTATCCCTTTAACATTCCAGCCTTAAGGAACCTGCAAAGCATTAGCATGGATAGGAATGTAGTGTTTTTGGTGGGTGAAAACGGAACTGGCAAATCAACTTTCCTTGAAGCCTTAGCAAAGGCCTGTCGTTTTTCCACCATTAGCGGAGGGAGAAACCACCCATTAGTGGATCATAGAGGGGATTTCTCCCTAGCCGATATCATGACCCTTTCTTGGTTACCTAAAGTGGAGAAGGGTTTCTTCTTAAGAGCCGAGAGCTTTTTTAATTTTGCCAACTATTTGGATGATTTAGCAGAAGAATATGGAGGTAGCGTTTATTTACCCTATGGTGGCAAATCGCTCCTCCGCCAATCTCATGGAGAGTCATTTCTTTCCTTATTTAATAACAGTTTTTTTAGGAAGGGGATATACCTGTTGGATGAGCCAGAGGCAGCTCTGTCTCCTCAACGGCAATTAGCTTTTTTAAGGATCATCTGGGAGCTAGAAAGCACAGGAAATGCTCAGTTTATTATAGCTACCCATTCTCCCATTTTGCTGGCATACCCAAACAGTATCATCTACTCCTTCGCTGATGAAGGTATCAAGCAAATGACCTACCAAGAAACAGAGCACTATCAGCTCACCAGGGATTTTTTGAATAACCCGGGATTATTCCTTAATAAATTGCTCCAATGA